A single region of the Epinephelus fuscoguttatus linkage group LG14, E.fuscoguttatus.final_Chr_v1 genome encodes:
- the yipf6 gene encoding protein YIPF6: MAAAEEASRPFAGLSDVSISEDIPVEGDISVPVGSSASRDDEFSTLDEPVKETILRDLRAVGNKFIHVLYPKRSTALLRDWDLWGPLLLCVTLALLLQGGAADSDYQGGPQFAEVFVIVWFGSIIITLNSKLLGGTISFFQSLCVLGYCIMPLTVAMAVCRIVLVGGSGTVSFAVRLVVVTVSFGWSTFASTAFLADSQPPNRKALVVYPVFLFYFVISWMILTFSP; encoded by the exons ATGGCGGCAGCGGAGGAGGCCAGCAGACCGTTCGCAGGGCTGTCAGATGTCTCCATCTCGGAGGACATCCCGGTGGAGGGGGACATTTCCGTGCCCGTCGGCTCCTCCGCCAGCCGGGACGACGAGTTCTCCACGCTGGACGAGCCCGTGAAGGAGACCATCCTGCGGGACCTGCGCGCGGTCGGGAACAAGTTCATCCACGTCCTGTACCCGAAGCGGAGCACGGCTCTGCTGCGGGACTGGGACCTGTGGGGCCCACTGCTGCTCTGCGTGACGctggctctgctgctgcagggcgGCGCGGCCGACAGCGACTACCAGGGGGGGCCGCAGTTTGCTGAG GTCTTCGTCATCGTCTGGTTTGgctccatcatcatcaccctcaaCTCCAAACTCCTGGGCGGAACCATCTCCTTCTTccagagcctgtgtgtgttagGATACTGCATCATGCCTCTGACAGTGGCCATGGCCGTGTGCCGGATCGTCCTGGTCGGCGGCTCGGGGACGGTCAGCTTCGCTGTGCGGCTGGTGGTGGTGACGGTGTCCTTCGGCTGGTCCACCTTCGCCTCCACGGCCTTCCTCGCCGACAGCCAGCCGCCCAACCGCAAGGCGCTTGTTGTGTACCCGGTGTTCCTCTTCTACTTCGTGATCAGTTGGATGATCCTGACGTTCTCACCGTGA